The following proteins are co-located in the Manihot esculenta cultivar AM560-2 chromosome 9, M.esculenta_v8, whole genome shotgun sequence genome:
- the LOC110622854 gene encoding ABC transporter G family member 22 isoform X2 — protein MTSSEEKQILSGITGSVNPGQVLALMGPSGSGKTTLLNLLGGRLNQSTVGGSITYNDQPYSKFLKSRIGFVTQDDVLFPHLTVKETLTYAALLRLPKHLTKEQKEKRALDVIYELGLERCQDTMIGGSFVRGVSGGERKRVCIANEILINPSVLFLDEPTSGLDSTTALRIVQMLQDIAEAGKTVVTTIHQPSSRLFHKFDKLILLGKGSLLYFGKASEAMSYFSSIGCNPLIAMNPAEFLLDLANGNINDVSVPSELEDRVQMDNSDAETINGKPSPKVVHDYLVEAYETRVAENEKKKLMVPIPLDEEVKLKVSAPKRQWGASWWEQYTLLFCRGIKERRHDYFSWLRITQVLSTAIILGLLWWQSDSSSPKGLQDQAGLIFFIAVFWGFFPVFTAIFTFPQERAMLNKERAADMYRLSAYFLARTTSDLPLDLILPVLFLVVVYFMAGLRMSAGPFFLSLLTVFLCIVAAQGLGLAIGATLMDLKKATTLASVTVMTFMLAGGYFVKKVPIFVAWIRYMSFNYHTYKLLLKVQYEHMPQIKGMRTDSGLMEVSALVAMVFGYRLLAYISLRNMKLNCGS, from the exons ATGACCTCGTCAGAGGAGAAGCAAATCTTGAGTGGAATCACTGGTTCAGTGAATCCAGGTCAAGTCTTGGCACTTATGGGACCTTCAGGAAGTGGAAAGACAACACTCTTGAATCTGCTTGGTGGCAGGCTAAATCAGTCTACTGTTGGTGGTTCAATCACTTATAATGACCAGCCGTATTCAAAGTTTCTAAAAAGTAG GATAGGATTTGTGACTCAAGATGATGTCTTGTTTCCTCACCTTACAGTGAAAGAAACATTAACATATGCAGCTCTCCTCCGATTGCCAAAGCACTTGACAAAAGAACAGAAGGAAAAACGAGCCTTAGATGTTATCTATGAGCTAGGCTTGGAGAG GTGCCAAGATACTATGATCGGAGGCTCATTCGTCCGCGGTGTCTCAGGTGGGGAAAGGAAAAGAGTGTGTATTGCCAATGAGATTCTAATCAACCCTTCTGTTTTGTTTCTTGATGAACCAACCTCTGGCTTGGATTCCACAACTGCTTTAAGGATAGTTCAGATGCTTCAGGACATAGCAGAG GCTGGGAAAACAGTGGTGACAACAATTCACCAGCCGTCAAGTAGACTCTTCCACAAGTTTGACAAGCTGATCCTTCTTGGGAAAGGGAGCTTGCTTTATTTTGGAAAAGCATCAGAAGCAATGTCATACTTCTCATCTATTGGTTGTAACCCCCTTATCGCCATGAATCCGGCTGAGTTCTTGCTAGACCTTGCAAATGGAAACATCAACGATGTTTCTGTTCCATCAGAATTGGAGGACAGAGTGCAAATGGATAACTCAGACGCTGAAACAATAAATGGGAAACCATCTCCTAAAGTTgtacatgat TATCTTGTGGAAGCCTACGAGACAAGAGTTGCagaaaatgagaagaagaaACTTATGGTTCCCATACCCCTTGATGAGGAAGTGAAGCTGAAAGTATCTGCTCCAAAACGACAATGGGGAGCAAGCTGGTGGGAACAATATACCTTATTATTCTGTAGAGGAATCAAAGAAAGAAGACATGACTATTTCAGCTGGTTGAGAATAACCCAGGTTCTTTCCACTGCTATTATCTTGGGATTGCTATGGTGGCAATCAGATAGTAGCAGCCCCAAAGGCCTGCAAGATCAG GCAGGGCTGATTTTCTTCATTGCTGTTTTCTGGGGATTCTTCCCAGTCTTCACTGCCATCTTTACATTTCCTCAAGAAAGAGCTATGCTCAATAAGGAACGTGCAGCTGACATGTATAGACTGAGTGCTTATTTCTTGGCAAGGACAACAAGCGATCTTCCACTTGATCTGATACTTCCAGTGCTTTTCCTTGTGGTTGTCTATTTCATGGCGGGCTTGAGAATGAGTGCCGGCCCCTTTTTCCTTAGCCTGTTAACTGTTTTCCTCTGTATTGTTGCTGCTCAG GGACTCGGACTAGCTATTGGAGCTACATTAATGGACTTAAAGAAGGCTACAACACTGGCTTCAGTAACTGTGATGACCTTTATGCTGGCTGGAGGATACTTTGTGAAG AAAGTTCCAATATTCGTTGCTTGGATTCGCTACATGTCTTTCAACTACCACACTTACAAACTTCTCCTCAAGGTGCAATATGAGCACATGCCTCAGATCAAAGGAATGAGAACAGACAGTGGTTTAATGGAAGTAAGTGCCTTGGTGGCCATGGTTTTTGGCTACCGTCTCCTGGCATACATTTCTTTGCGGAACATGAAGCTTAATTGTGGATCCTAA
- the LOC110622142 gene encoding sucrose-phosphatase 1 produces the protein MDRLKAPARLMIVSDLDHTMVDHHDPENMSILRFNALWEVHYRHDSLLCFSTGRSPTLYKQLRKEKPMLTPDITIMSVGTEITYGNKMVPDDGWVECLNKKWDRNIVTEETSKFPELTLQAETEQRPHKVSFYVDKDKAQTVTKSLSEILGKRGLDVKIIYSGGMDLDILPQGAGKGQALAYLHKKFKAEGKLPNNTLVCGDSGNDAELFSIPDVYGVMVSNAQEELLQWHAENAKNNPKVIHATERCAAGIIQAIGHFKLGPNTSPRDSTDFSNHELENVSPNNVLVKFFLFLEKWRRAEVENCEMYLASRKADCDPSGILVHPSGSELSLHDAINGLRCHFGDKQGKLFRIWVDQILPKKIGSDTWLVKFNQWELSGDEQQGCVTTAILKIQNCGDSAPAGATYMHMHQTWLEGSGAEDQSTWLF, from the exons ATGGATAGGCTTAAGGCTCCTGCTCGCCTCATGATAGTTTCTGATCTTGATCATACAATG GTTGATCATCATGATCCTGAGAACATGTCGATTCTTAGGTTCAATGCGTTATGGGAAGTCCATTATCGTCATGATTCTCTATTGTGCTTTTCCACTGGAAGGTCACCTACACTTTACAAACAGCTGAGGAAAGAGAAGCCCATGTTAACTCCTGATATAACCATAATGTCTGTGGGAACTGAGATAACATATGGTAACAAGATGGTGCCAGATGATGGTTGGGTTGAATGTCTGAATAAAAAATGGGATAGGAACATAGTCACTGAGGAAACAAGCAAGTTCCCTGAACTTACTCTTCAG GCAGAAACAGAGCAACGACCACACAAGGTTAGCTTTTATGTTGATAAAGATAAGGCTCAGACTGTAACGAAGTCACTTTCAGAGATATTGGGAAAACGTGGG TTGGATGTCAAAATAATTTACAGTGGAGGAATGGATTTGGACATACTACCACAAGGTGCTGGCAAAGGCCAGGCTCTTGCATATTTGCACAAGAAGTTTAAGGCCGAGGGAAAACTACCCAACAACACTCTAGTATGTGGTGATTCTGGAAATGATGCTGAACTATTCAGCATTCCAGATGTATACGGAGTCATG GTTAGTAATGCACAAGAAGAACTGTTGCAGTGGCACGCTGAAAATGCTAAAAATAATCCTAAAGTAATTCATGCAACTGAAAGGTGTGCAGCTGGGATTATACAAGCCATTGGTCATTTTAAACTTGGTCCAAATACTTCTCCAAGAGATTCAACAGATTTTTCAAACCATGAGTTGGAAAATGTTAGTCCTAACAATGTACTGGTGAAATTTTTCCTGTTCCTTGAGAAGTGGAGACGTGCAGAAGTTGAGAATTGTGAGATGTACTTGGCAAGCCGGAAAGCTGATTGT GATCCGTCTGGTATCCTTGTCCATCCTTCTGGTTCTGAGCTCTCTCTGCATGATGCTATAAATGGGTTAAGGTGTCACTTTGGTGACAAACAGGGCAAGCTGTTTCGAATTTGGGTTGATCAGATATTACCTAAGAAGATTGGTTCAGATACATGGCTAGTAAAGTTCAATCAATGGGAGTTATCAG GTGATGAGCAGCAAGGTTGTGTGACCACTGCTATATTAAAGATACAG AATTGTGGTGATTCTGCTCCAGCGGGGGCAACTTATATGCACATGCATCAGACATGGTTGGAGGGATCAGGAGCTGAAGATCAATCAACCTGGCTCTTCTAG
- the LOC110623667 gene encoding uncharacterized protein LOC110623667: protein MTSSIVGLGCMAAFAISAGSVILIAHQLNERLVSDFMKKVEFELMGSKRGFQAKKRVRFAEDVIEPLPENEEDCDKHLLRITEDGEALETMPVNRQILYKGILEYRTLQKGCYISA from the exons atgacaaGTTCTATAGTAGGACTCGGTTGTATGGCTGCCTTTGCAATTTCAGCAGGCAGTGTAATTCTCATTGCTCACCAACTCAACGAACGTCTAGTCTCCGATTTCATGAAAAAGGTTGAATTTGAATTAATGG GGTCAAAGAGAGGATTTCAAGCAAAGAAGAGGGTGCGATTTGCAGAAGATGTGATAGAGCCATTGCCAGAGAATGAAGAAGATTGTGACAAGCATTTGTTGAGAATAACAGAAGATGGAGAAGCCCTGGAGACCATGCCTGTAAATAGGCAGATACTTTATAAAGGGATTTTGGAGTACAGAACCCTGCAGAAAGGTTGCTACATATCTGCCTGA
- the LOC110622480 gene encoding uncharacterized protein LOC110622480: MHVNPSSFPQIERKSSFPPHSPFVNTMIFEIENSGAAVAAPPAPATKQAFKSRKIHIHPPPPSSASLNKGNRPLHRHTRSASTDSFPSGRFAELAGGTTAECASICCCCPYTLVNLVYLTVYKVPAGLCRRALRRKRMKELIKKGLLPVRAKRCRCVFDDSDILIHPSTGLHDLLDVRSDSEAEEEEEAIEKLEKEMWENFYSTGFWRSPSQK, from the coding sequence ATGCACGTAAACCCATCAAGTTTCCCCCAGATCGAGAGAAAATCTTCATTTCCTCCACATTCACCATTTGTTAATACCATgatttttgaaattgaaaactCCGGCGCCGCCGTTGCTGCCCCACCTGCCCCCGCCACGAAGCAAGCTTTCAAGTCTCGCAAGATACATATCCATCCACCGCCACCTTCTTCTGCCTCCTTAAACAAGGGAAATCGTCCACTTCATCGACACACACGTTCCGCTTCCACCGACTCATTTCCCAGCGGCCGTTTCGCTGAACTAGCCGGAGGTACGACAGCCGAGTGTGCCTCCATATGCTGCTGTTGTCCATATACGTTAGTAAACCTTGTATATCTAACTGTCTACAAAGTTCCTGCTGGTCTCTGCCGCCGCGCTTTGAGGAGGAAGCGTATGAAGGAGCTAATCAAGAAAGGGTTGCTGCCGGTGAGGGCAAAGAGGTGCCGCTGCGTGTTTGATGATTCCGACATACTAATTCATCCGTCGACGGGTCTCCATGATCTTCTCGACGTCAGGTCAGATTCCGaggcggaggaggaggaggaagcaaTTGAGAAGCTAGAGAAGGAGATGTGGGAGAATTTTTACAGTACTGGTTTCTGGAGAAGTCCATCTCAAAAATGA
- the LOC110623155 gene encoding E3 ubiquitin-protein ligase RHF2A isoform X2, producing MEEVKKPEIHMTSVAAFVEGGIQDTCEDACSICLEEFCESEPSTVTNCRHEYHLQCILEWCQRSSECPMCLQALSLKDPTSQELLEGVEQERKFRVASSRNPTIFRHPTLGGFELRHLPVGASDSDLEERIIQHLAAAAAMGRSHHFSRREGQRNRQSSHGRPHYMVFSTHPGAPSSDHVSSSMTRVGGENEPATVAVASRSTRIEFHGDEMPQETVQFPPAVTGQSSSVSRSTIISTNRRGMSFNNRAASHSSSPNEDRGGPSELQSGSFKSRLNAVSIRESISRSTRGWKERLFSRSSSVSDLGSELRREVNAGIASVSRMMECIETRDNRRANRASIPTHSTEYLVAERSNQNSSHIRRQSTRNESKTPASYGASSASS from the exons ATGGAGGAGGTCAAGAAACCTGAGATTCATATGACATCAGTTGCAGCTTTTGTGGAAGGAGGAATTCAGGATACCTGTGAAGATGCTTGCAGCATTTGCCTTGAGGAATTTTGCGAAAGCGAACCTTCAACG GTGACTAACTGCAGGCATGAGTATCACCTCCAGTGCATCCTTGAATG GTGTCAGAGAAGCTCTGAGTGTCCCATGTGTTTGCAAGCTCTCAGTCTGAAGGATCCCACGAG TCAAGAATTGCTGGAGGGAGTAGAGCAGGAGAGGAAGTTCAGAGTTGCTTCATCTAGAAATCCCACTATATTTCGTCATCCTACACTTGGGGGTTTTGAATTACGACAT TTACCAGTTGGTGCAAGTGATTCTGATCTTGAAGAGCGTATAATCCAGCACTTGGCTGCTGCAGCTGCTATGGGAAGGTCCCACCACTTCAGTCGGAGAGAAGGCCAAAGAAATAGGCAATCCTCCCATGGTCGTCCACACTACATGGTGTTTTCTACACATCCTGGTGCACCATCTTCTGACCATGTTTCTTCCTCAATGACTCGGGTAGGAGGGGAAAATGAGCCAGCTACTGTAGCTGTAGCTAGTCGATCGACTCGAATTGAATTTCATGGGGATGAAATGCCACAAGAAACTGTGCAATTTCCTCCTGCTGTGACGGGCCAAAGTTCATCTGTATCTCGATCTACCATCATTTCTACAAATCGTCGAGGAATGTCCTTTAATAATCG tgcTGCTAGCCATTCTTCATCACCGAATGAAGACAGAGGAGGACCATCAGAACTTCAGTCAGGGTCTTTCAAATCTAGACTCAATGCAGTGTCAATAAG AGAGTCTATTTCAAGAAGTACAAGAGGGTGGAAGGAAAGGCTGTTCTCTCGTAGCAGTTCGGTGTCAGATCTTGGTTCTGAACTCAGGAGAGAAGTGAATGCTGGAATTGCGAGTGTATCTCGTATGATGGAGTGCATTGAAACCAGAGATAATAGACGAGCTAACCGAGCCTCCATACCAACTCATTCAACTGAATATTTGGTTGCAGAAAGGAGCAACCAAAATAGTAGTCACATTCGCAGACAGAGCACTAGAAATGAAAGCAAAACACCGGCTTCTTATGGTGCAAGCTCAGCTTCTTCTTAA
- the LOC110623155 gene encoding E3 ubiquitin-protein ligase RHF2A isoform X1, whose product MEEVKKPEIHMTSVAAFVEGGIQDTCEDACSICLEEFCESEPSTVTNCRHEYHLQCILEWCQRSSECPMCLQALSLKDPTSQELLEGVEQERKFRVASSRNPTIFRHPTLGGFELRHLPVGASDSDLEERIIQHLAAAAAMGRSHHFSRREGQRNRQSSHGRPHYMVFSTHPGAPSSDHVSSSMTRVGGENEPATVAVASRSTRIEFHGDEMPQETVQFPPAVTGQSSSVSRSTIISTNRRGMSFNNRAASHSSSPNEDRGGPSELQSGSFKSRLNAVSIRYRESISRSTRGWKERLFSRSSSVSDLGSELRREVNAGIASVSRMMECIETRDNRRANRASIPTHSTEYLVAERSNQNSSHIRRQSTRNESKTPASYGASSASS is encoded by the exons ATGGAGGAGGTCAAGAAACCTGAGATTCATATGACATCAGTTGCAGCTTTTGTGGAAGGAGGAATTCAGGATACCTGTGAAGATGCTTGCAGCATTTGCCTTGAGGAATTTTGCGAAAGCGAACCTTCAACG GTGACTAACTGCAGGCATGAGTATCACCTCCAGTGCATCCTTGAATG GTGTCAGAGAAGCTCTGAGTGTCCCATGTGTTTGCAAGCTCTCAGTCTGAAGGATCCCACGAG TCAAGAATTGCTGGAGGGAGTAGAGCAGGAGAGGAAGTTCAGAGTTGCTTCATCTAGAAATCCCACTATATTTCGTCATCCTACACTTGGGGGTTTTGAATTACGACAT TTACCAGTTGGTGCAAGTGATTCTGATCTTGAAGAGCGTATAATCCAGCACTTGGCTGCTGCAGCTGCTATGGGAAGGTCCCACCACTTCAGTCGGAGAGAAGGCCAAAGAAATAGGCAATCCTCCCATGGTCGTCCACACTACATGGTGTTTTCTACACATCCTGGTGCACCATCTTCTGACCATGTTTCTTCCTCAATGACTCGGGTAGGAGGGGAAAATGAGCCAGCTACTGTAGCTGTAGCTAGTCGATCGACTCGAATTGAATTTCATGGGGATGAAATGCCACAAGAAACTGTGCAATTTCCTCCTGCTGTGACGGGCCAAAGTTCATCTGTATCTCGATCTACCATCATTTCTACAAATCGTCGAGGAATGTCCTTTAATAATCG tgcTGCTAGCCATTCTTCATCACCGAATGAAGACAGAGGAGGACCATCAGAACTTCAGTCAGGGTCTTTCAAATCTAGACTCAATGCAGTGTCAATAAG ATACAGAGAGTCTATTTCAAGAAGTACAAGAGGGTGGAAGGAAAGGCTGTTCTCTCGTAGCAGTTCGGTGTCAGATCTTGGTTCTGAACTCAGGAGAGAAGTGAATGCTGGAATTGCGAGTGTATCTCGTATGATGGAGTGCATTGAAACCAGAGATAATAGACGAGCTAACCGAGCCTCCATACCAACTCATTCAACTGAATATTTGGTTGCAGAAAGGAGCAACCAAAATAGTAGTCACATTCGCAGACAGAGCACTAGAAATGAAAGCAAAACACCGGCTTCTTATGGTGCAAGCTCAGCTTCTTCTTAA
- the LOC110623445 gene encoding fasciclin-like arabinogalactan protein 17: MDPPIYGVSRIFFTLCLFVLLSASSASSALPQYPSSPSNKNTGINSNSVLVALLDSHYTELAELVEKALLLQTLEEAVGRNNITIFAPKNEALERQLDPEFKRFLLEPGNLKSLQTLLMFHVIPQRLGSNDWPSERSKLSRHTTLCNDHIHLISKTSGKKLVDSAEIIKPDDVIRPDGVIHGIERLLIPQSVQEDFNRRRNLRSISAVLPEGAPEVDPRTHRLKKPAAPVPVGAPPVLPIYDAMAPGPSLAPAPAPGPGGPHHHFDGESQVKDFIQTLLHYGGYNEMADILVNLTSLATEMGRLVSEGYVLTVLAPNDEAMAKLTTDQLSEPGAPEQIIYYHIIPEYQTEESMYNAVRRFGKIKYDTLRLPHKVVAQEADGSVKFGAGDTSAYLFDPDIYTDGRISVQGIDGVLFPEEEKESVKKSTAAVKVVTKPRRGKLMEVACRMLGAFGKDSHFSRCQ; this comes from the exons ATGGATCCTCCCATCTATGGTGTCTCCAGGATTTTCTTCACTCTCTGCCTTTTCGTTCTCCTCTCTGCTTCCTCTGCTTCCTCTGCATTGCCTCAATACCCATCTTCTCCTAGTAACAAGAACACGGGTATCAATTCAAACTCTGTTCTTGTCGCGCTTCTTGACTCGCATTACACTGAGTTGGCTGAACTCGTTGAAAAGGCTCTTCTTCTTCAGACTCTTGAAGAAGCTGTCGGCAGAAATAATATCACCATTTTCGCACCCAAAAATGAAGCTTTGGAGCGCCAACTTGACCCTGAGTTTAAGCGTTTCTTGCTCGAACCTGGTAATCTCAAGTCTCTCCAGACTCTGTTGATGTTCCATGTTATTCCTCAACGGCTCGGATCCAATGACTGGCCCTCTGAAAGATCCAAGCTTTCTAGGCATACCACTTTGTGCAATGACCATATTCACTTAATCAGTAAAACTTCTGGTAAGAAACTCGTTGACTCCGCCGAGATAATCAAACCGGACGACGTTATCCGTCCCGACGGTGTTATCCACGGGATTGAGCGACTCCTAATCCCGCAATCTGTACAAGAAGACTTCAATCGGAGAAGGAATCTCAGATCCATATCCGCAGTGCTACCAGAGGGTGCGCCAGAGGTGGATCCAAGAACCCACCGGCTGAAGAAACCAGCAGCACCTGTGCCTGTCGGAGCACCACCAGTGCTACCCATTTACGATGCCATGGCTCCAGGTCCTTCCCTGGCTCCGGCGCCGGCTCCCGGTCCCGGCGGACCTCATCATCACTTTGACGGTGAGAGTCAAGTCAAAGACTTTATCCAGACACTATTACATTACGGAGGCTACAATGAAATGGCGGATATTTTAGTGAACTTAACCTCATTAGCCACTGAAATGGGGCGGCTGGTTTCCGAAGGATATGTGCTCACCGTCTTGGCACCAAACGACGAAGCCATGGCCAAGCTGACGACGGACCAGCTAAGCGAACCCGGTGCACCGGAACAGATAATTTACTACCATATTATCCCGGAGTACCAGACAGAAGAGAGTATGTACAATGCAGTAAGGAGATTTGGGAAAATAAAGTACGATACGCTGCGTTTGCCTCACAAGGTGGTGGCTCAGGAGGCTGATGGGTCGGTGAAGTTTGGGGCGGGTGATACGTCAGCGTATTTGTTCGATCCAGATATTTATACCGACGGCAGGATTTCAGTGCAGGGAATTGATGGGGTTTTGTTCCCGGAGGAGGAGAAAGAGAGCGTTAAAAAATCGACGGCCGCCGTTAAGGTTGTCACCAAACCCAGGAGAG GGAAGTTGATGGAAGTAGCCTGTAGAATGCTTGGAGCTTTTGGTAAGGATTCACATTTCAGTAGATGTCAATGA
- the LOC110622729 gene encoding uncharacterized protein LOC110622729: MFTPNRDYGLRASICQCLGVQEVENHDNYLGMPSVVGRDKKLIFNYVVNKVAKRIQGWKTKFLSKAGKDILLRTIAQSVPNYIISLFLLPVDTCKDIEIIMNSFFWGNGKDNGDGIRWFRWKRLAVPKVAGGLGYWELRQFNLALVAKQGWRLLKYPNTLASKVLKAKYFSHSDFFQAPVGNGPSQIWRKAGDPYIRTEVAENMPFVRVSDLILNRTWNAELIQTHFQQHDSDNILHIPLSLRECDDDWCWALNRKGEYVVKEGYRVAMEDNLADVS, from the exons ATGTTTACTCCGAATAGAGATTATGGGCTTCGTGCAAGTATTTGTCAATGTTTGGGAGTGCAGGAGGTGGAAAATCACGATAATTATCTTGGCATGCCTTCGGTCGTTGGCAGagataagaaattaatttttaattatgtggTTAACAAAGTGGCAAAGCGTATCCAAGGATGGAAGACAAAATTTCTTTCTAAGGCTGGAAAAGATATTCTTTTGCGTACTATTGCACAGTCAGTTCCCAATTATATTATATCATTGTTTTTGTTACCAGTGGATACTTGTAAAGATATTGAGATTATAATGAATAGTTTCTTTTGGGGCAATGGGAAAGACAATGGTGATGGTATAAGGTGGTTTCGATGGAAACGGCTTGCAGTTCCAAAGGTAGCTGGTGGTTTAGGATACTGGGAATTACGACAGTTTAATCTTGCTTTAGTGGCTAAGCAGGGTTGGAGGCTTTTGAAGTATCCTAATACTTTGGCTTCTAAAGTGTTAAAGGCGAAGTATTTTTCCCATTCTGATTTTTTCCAAGCTCCGGTGGGTAATGGTCCAAGTCAGATTTGGAGAA AAGCAGGTGATCCTTATATTCGGACTGAGGTCGCTGAGAACATGCCTTTTGTTAGGGTTtccgatttgattttgaataggACGTGGAATGCCGAGTTAATTCAGACTCATTTTCAGCAGCATGATTCTGACAACATTTTGCATATTCCTTTATCTCTTAGGGAATGCGATGATGATTGGTGTTGGGCTTTAAATCGAAAGGGTGAGTATGTTGTGAAGGAAGGCTATCGCGTGGCAATGGAGGATAATCTTGCTGATGTATCTTGA